The DNA segment TAAAGATCGCACGCCGCCCGGGGAAGCGCCCTTCCGCAGCCCTCCCTTCGTGATTCAAATCACGCGGCCATCCTCAGAGGCGCCTTAGCCCAGGAGCGCTTCCGCCACGGCTTCCACGCCCAGGTCCTCCAGGCATTGCCGCCGCTGGCAGGCCCGCTCCCGGCAGGGCGAACACGGAATGCCCGTCCGCAGGATCCGACCCGCACCGTCGGGCAGACCCGCCACCACGGGATCGCTGGAACCGTAGAGCCCGAGGGCCGGCACGCCCAGGACCACGGCGAGGTGCAGCAGCCCCGTATCCGGCGCCACCACGCGGTCCGCCTGGCGCAGCGCCGCCGCCAGTTCCCAGAAGCGGAGCCGGGGAAGGGCGGCGACGCCCGTGGCCTTCGGCAGCCACTCCCGCAGATCCTCTTCCTCCGGTCCCAGCGACCAGCGGAGATCGCAGCGGTCCTTCAGCTTGCCCGCCAGGGTCACCCAATGGCGGAGGGGCCACCGCTTGATGGCGCCGCGGCGGGAAGCGCCCGGCACCAGCACCATCCGGGGCTTTCCCTGAACCGACCAGATCGGGCCGGGATCCGGAAGCGGAACCTCCCCCAGGACCGGCCGGAAGCGCCCCAGCCCTTCGACGCCACGGCTCCGGCCGAAGGCCTCCGCCAATCCCAGGGCCTGGGCGTAGCGGGTCTGGTGACGGAAGGGCAGCGGATGGGTCTGGAGCGCGCCGGCGAATTCCTTGGTGACGCCGTCGCCCCAGCGCTCCGAGATCCCCGCCAGCCGCGGAATGAGCGCCGCCTTGAGGATGCCGTGGAAATCCAGGCTGGTCTCGGCGCCGCGGATGAGCCCCGCGGCCCGCTGGAGTTCCGCCCAGGCTGAAACGGGGTTGGACAGCCGCTTCCGCCGCACCAGGACGGGCTCCAGCCACGGCAGGGGCTCCAGCAGGAAGGCGTGGCGATCCTCCACCACCGCCCGGAAGCGGGCGTGGGGAAAAGCCTCGTGAAGGTTGGCCCACGCGGGCAGAACGCGCAGGATGTCCCCGAGCGCGGACAGGCGGAGGAGGATGAGATCCATGTCCTCCATGCTATTCGCTAGGCTGGGGGCATGAAGGCCTTCGCCCACGACCAGTCCAAGAACCCCCCGCCCAAAAACTGGCTGGACCAGCTGCTGCGGCGGTTCTCGCGGGTGGCCTACGGCACGGCGGTCCTGGTGATGTACGCCCTGGCCTCCACGGCCTTCGGGCTCGCGCTGGCGCCCGCGCTGTGGACCTGGTCCGCGGTCCACCACTGGTCCGCGCATCTCCCGGGGGCCTTCCCCTGGATCCTGTCGGGCGTCGCCCTGGCGCTGTGCTTCTTCCTGTTCGGCCTGGGCCTGCTGGTGGTAATCCCCGTCTACAACTGGATCCTCCCGACCCGCATCAAGCCCTTCAAGGGCGGCTACTACACCATCCACGCCCTGCCCTGGTTCCTGCACAACGGCTTGTTCTACCTCGTTCGGTTCACGTTCCTCCCCTTCGTGACGCTGACGCCCTTCGGGATCTGGTTCCTGAAGGCCATGGGCATGAAGATCGGCCGCCACGCCTTCATCAACACTGAGTACATCAGCGATCCCCAGCTCATCACGGTGGGCGACGACGCCGCCCTGGGCGGCAGCGTGCGGATCTTCGCCCACTACGGCGGCGGCGGGAACCTCACCATCGCGCCCGTGGTGGTGGGCAAGCGCGCCACCCTGGGCCTCGCCTGCTGCGTGATGGGGGACGTGGTCATCGGGGACGACGCCACCATCCTGCCGGAAAGCGTCGTCCTCCCCGGCAGCCGCGTGGGAGCCGGGGAGACCTGGGGCGGGGTTCCCGCCCGGCGGATCCAGCGGGAGGAAATGGACCGCATCAAGGCGGAGATCCGCGGCATGGCGGAAGCGGCGGGCTAGGCGCCGGGCCCTTCGGAGACAGGCCCTAGCCACCATCCGCAAATCCCGGGAGAATAGGCGTTTCCCCCTCGGGGTCGATCCCCTCCTCCTATTCGGATCCCGCTGATGCGCACACTCGCCCTCCTCCCCACCCTTCTCGTTCCCGCAGCCCTGGTCGCCCAGGCGCCGGCTCCCGCCGCCTCCCTCGGAGATCGCGTGAAGGCCGAGCGCCCGATCGTGGAAAAGCTCATGGCCGACCTGAAGTACCCCGAGGCCCAGAAGCGGGCCGAGGCGCTGCTGCCGGCGGAAAAGCCCGTCTTCGACAAGAAGGACAACCAGACCATGGTCCAGAGCGCCGGGCTCTTCATGGACCTCGGCCAGGCCTACCGCCTCGCGGTGGAGACCGCCGACGCCGCCGGCGCCTGGGAGAAGGCGCTCGAATACGCCAAGGCCGCCAAGGCGATCAGCGCCGAGAGCTACACCTCCATCAAGGAGCCCTTCACCAAGACGGTGGCCTACTACACCCAGTCCGGCGCCCGGGCCAAGCAGGTGCTCGACGAGAACGCCGACCGCATCAAGGAGCTGAAGGCCAAGACCAACCTGGATCCCGGCGAGCGCCAGGAGCTGGACCTCGCCCTGGGCGTGGAGAAGGAAGTGGTCGAAAGCGCCAAGTGGGTGAAGTTCTTCCAGACCTACATCGACGTCACCCAGCGCGAGACCGAAGCCTACGATCCCCTCGTGAAGGTGATGGAAGAGAAGCTCAAGTCCGAAGCCGACCAGGTGGAGGAATACAAGGCCGGAAAGGGCGACAAGCTCAAGTGGGTGGAGGCCGTGGTGTCCACCCCCGCCTACCTGGAAGCCCAGGGCGACAAGGCGGGCAAGGTCCGCTGGCTGTATCGCCTGTCGGTGCTGGATCCCGAGAACAAGAAGGTCCAGAAGCAGCTCGACCTCCAGATCAGCGGCAAGCCCGCGGCCGCCCCCGCCAAGCCGGCCAAGGGAAAGAAGGGCTGATCGGGGCAGCGCCGCGGATGGCTGTACTCTGAGGACATGCCGCGCCGCGCCCCTTCCCGCACCTCCGTCCGCCGCCCGTCCCGGACCCCCGACCGGCGCGAATCCTCCCGAGCCCCGAGATCCCAAGCCGCCGGCGGGGGGATTTCGGGGCTCCGGCCGTACGAGACCTTCGAGGGCACGTTCATCGGCCATCCGGAGGGCACCGGCGGATTCCTGAAGCCCCTGGGGCCGCGGGTCAGCCAGGATCTGCTGGTGGACTGGCGGGACGCCCACGGCGCCATCCACGGGGACCGCGTGGTGGCCGAGGTGAGCGGCGAGGGCTGGGACGGCCGCCTTCGCGCCCGGATCCTGGAAGTCAAAGGGCGGGGGGAACTCCCCCTTCCCGGCACCCTTCAGAAGCAGCCCTGGGGCTGGCGCGTGGTGCCCCTCGAACCCCGCCTGTCCCAACTCATCACCGTGCCTCCTACGGACCTCGCCGAGGACGGCGAATTGGTCAGTGTGCGACTGGATCCCGATCCCACCGTTCAGCAGCTGCGGGGAACGGTGGTGGCGCGGCTGGGAAAGAAGACCGATCTCAAGATCGAGAACAAGCTGACCGCGGCCCTCTTCAACCTGCGGATCGCGTTTCCCGACGCGGTCATGCGGGAACTGGCGCCCTTCCCCACGACGATCCCTGAAGACTGGCTCCAGGGGCGGGAGGATCTACGGGAGGTGCTGACCTGCACCGTGGATCCGCCCACGGCCAAGGACTTCGACGACGCCATCAGCCTGGAAGTGCTGCCCCCTTCGGAAGGCGGCGGCTGGCTGCTGGGCGTCCACATCGCGGACGTGAGCCACTACGTCGCCGAGGGCGGCCCCCTGGACGAGGAGGCCCGGCTGCGCGGCACGTCGGTCTACTTCCCGGACGAGGCGATCCCCATGATCCCCGAGCGCCTCAGCGGGGACCTGTGCAGCCTCCGGGAGGGCGTGGACCGGCTCACCATGACGGCCTGGATGACGCTCTCTCCGGATCTGGACGTGGTGGAGACGCGGCTGTCCGAGAGTGTCATCCGCAGCGCCAAGCGCCTCACCTACGACGAGGTGAAGGAGGCCTGCATCGACCTCTCCGCTCGCAAGCGCGCCGAAGTGGGGGAACCTCTCTGCGCCCTTCTGGACGAGGCCCTGGTGATCTCCCGCCGGCTGACCCAGGCCCGCCTGGGCCGCGGGGCCATGAACCTCGACACCGAGGAGGCCGAGTTCATCTTCAACGAGGAGGGCCGTCCCGTGGACGCCCGGCGCTATCCGCGCCACGACGCCCACCGCATGATCGAGGAGTTCATGCTCCTGGCGAACGAAGCGGTGGCGCGGTTCTTCACCCGCCGGAAGCTCCCTTCCATCTACCGCATCCACGACGAGCCGGATCCGCTGAAGCTGGAGGTCTTCGCGGAGGTGGCCCGCAGCTTCGGACTGCTGAAGCCCAAGGAGACGCCCACGCCGGACCACCTCAACGCCATGCTGGACAAGATCCGCGGCGGGCCCTTGGAGGCCATGATCAACAACCTCCTCCTCCGCAGCCTCAAGAAGGCCGAATACAGCGCGGAGAACATCGGCCATTCGGGCCTCGCTCTCCAGGACTACCTGCACTTCACCAGCCCGATCCGGCGCTATCCCGATCTCATCGTCCACCGTGTGCTGCGCAAGGTGCTGCGCGGGGAGCGGCTGCCCGAGGGGCTTCAGAGCCACCTGGCGGTGCTGGCCAAGGGCGCCAGCGACGCCGAGCAGAAGGCCACCCAGGCCGAGCGCGAGAACGACCGCTGGAAGGCCTGCCTGCTGATGAAGGACCGCGTGGGCCAGCGCTTCCGGGGCCGCCTCCAGGGGTTCTCCGCCAAGGTGGCCTTCGTCACCCTGGACGCCCCCTTCGTGGACGTGGGCGTGCCGCTGGCGGCCCTCGGCGGCAACTTCTGGGTGGACGAGCACCGCACCAAGGCCACGGGCCTCCGGGGAACGGTGGTCCTGTCCATCGGGGACGCCGTGGAGGTGGAGATCACCGCCGTGGACGAGGACCTGCGCCGCATCAGCGCCTGGCTGACGGAAGCCAGGGCCCAGGACGCCCATGGGAAGGCCTTCGCCTTCGCCCCCACGCTCGCGGCGCCGGCGACCCTACGGGAAGGGGATTTCGAGAAGCCGAAGGGGTCGCGCGCTCCCAAGACAGGCGGAGAACGCGGCCGGAGAGAGGCTCCCTCCAAGGGCCGTCCGCCGAAGAAGGCCCGCGAGGCCAAGCCCAAACCGCCCAAGGGCAGCGTCCGCGGCGGCAAACGGAAGGCCCGGTGATCGTCCCACCGGCCCCCGTCCGGTGCCTGGGCGTAGATCCCGGGTCCCTGGCCTGCGGCTGGGCGGTGGTGGAGCGCTTCGGGTCGCGACTGGCCCTGCTGGAAGCGGGCGTCGTCCGTAACCCCCGGGGCGCCGATTTCGATCAGCGGGCGCTCCGCATCCACGAGCGGCTCACAGAGGCCATCGCCACTCACGCCCCCGGCTTCATGGCCGTGGAATCCCCCTTCGTGGAGAAGAACGCCGCCACGGCCCTCAAGCTGGGCCAGATCCGGGGGGGCATCCTGCTCACGGCGGCGCTCCACCGCCTCCCGGTGGGCGACTACAACCCCATGCAGGTGAAGAAGGCCGTCAGCGGCTACGGCTGGGCGGCCAAGGAGCAGGTGGGAAAGATGGTGATGACCCTCCTGAACCTGAAGGATCCCCTGCCCGCCGACGCGGCCGACGCGGCCGCCGTGGCCATCGGCCATTTGCTAGCTTCCAGGCGCGCGTGAAGGGCATGGAAGACATGGATGTCATGTTTTTCAAAGACCTTCCGATTTGTCACGCAGGCCATGACAAAAAACCTCGTAACTCGTGACATTTCTTGTGATGTCGATCACTAGCATGGGGAATCGTCAAAGGCGATGATGATGTCCAGCAAGTGAGCGAGGCGGTCATGCACATGGATACCAGCGTTCGGCAGCACAACCCGGCTTTCTGGACCACCGCGGAGCGGCTGCACGAAGTGTTCAGCCAGCTGGAGCGCCAGATGAGCAGCTCCCCGCGCGGCCTTGCCGTCCTGCGCCAGGTCCAGGCCCTCGAGGCCGAGCTGGAAGCCGAAGTGGTGCACCACAGCCGCCGCGTCGCCGTCGTCTAGGAACCATCGCTCTTCCGAAAGGCCCGGCGCACACGCCGGGCCTTTTCGCGTACAGACAAAGGGCACCCGCGAAGGGGTGCCCGGAGTCTCGACCTGCGGGATTAAGCCCGGGGCCGGAAGGGGCTGGCGAAAACGGTCGCCCCGTGGGAGGAAAGAGGATCTCTTCCCGTGCCTTCAAACCTAGGCCGAGCGCCCGCCCCCTCAAGCGGAAAAACGGCGAAGAGGGGGCGGGAAAAGCGCCTTAGCCCTGGACGGGCGTCCCGGGGCGGTAGGCGGCGTAGGCCGGCTTCCACTGGGCCTTGAGGACGATGGCTTCCAGCTGGTCGTCGTCGAGGAGGCGGCCCAGGCCGGCGTTGCGCGCTTCCATGCCTACGGCCTTGGCCACGGCGGCGGAGACCTTCCGGATGTCCTTCATTTCCGGCAGCAGCAGGCCGGTGGCTTCCTGGGACGGCGTCACGTAGGCGCTGATGGCCCGGCTGGCGGCCAGGAACATCCCGTCGGTGACGCGGGACGCCTTGCAGACGAGGGCGCCGAGGCCCATGCCCGGGAACACGTACATGTTGTTGCACTGGGAGGCCTGGAGCCGCTGCCCGTTCCATTCCATGGGCGCGAAGGGGCTGCCGGTGGCCACGAGGCCCTTCCCGTTCGTGGCTTTCCACACCGCCTCGGGCGAGCATTCGCACTTGTGGGTGGGGTTCGACAGGGCGAGGACGATGGGGCGCTCGGAGTGGCGCGCGGTCTCCGCCAGGATGGCCTCGCTGAACAGCCCGGGCTGGGCGGTGACGCCGATCAGGACGGTGGGATGGGCGTTGCGCACCACGTCCTCCAGCCCGATGCGGGAAGGATCGTCCAGCTTCCAGCCCTCGACGACCGTACGGCGCTGGGCGAGGGGTTCCTGGGGGCCTTCCAGCTGGGGATCGTCGTCGATGAGGAGGCCCTGCATGTCCACGGCGAAGATGCGCTGGCGCGCCTCCTCGTCGGACAGCCCCTCTTCCTTCAGGGCGGCGCGGATGTTCATGGCGATGCCGGTGCCGGCCTGGCCCATCCCGACGATGACGTAGCGCTCATCCTGGAAGCGGCTCTTCTTGATCCGCATGGCGGTCATCAGCGCGGCCAGG comes from the Geothrix sp. 21YS21S-4 genome and includes:
- a CDS encoding glycosyltransferase family 9 protein is translated as MDLILLRLSALGDILRVLPAWANLHEAFPHARFRAVVEDRHAFLLEPLPWLEPVLVRRKRLSNPVSAWAELQRAAGLIRGAETSLDFHGILKAALIPRLAGISERWGDGVTKEFAGALQTHPLPFRHQTRYAQALGLAEAFGRSRGVEGLGRFRPVLGEVPLPDPGPIWSVQGKPRMVLVPGASRRGAIKRWPLRHWVTLAGKLKDRCDLRWSLGPEEEDLREWLPKATGVAALPRLRFWELAAALRQADRVVAPDTGLLHLAVVLGVPALGLYGSSDPVVAGLPDGAGRILRTGIPCSPCRERACQRRQCLEDLGVEAVAEALLG
- a CDS encoding ribonuclease R family protein, giving the protein MPRRAPSRTSVRRPSRTPDRRESSRAPRSQAAGGGISGLRPYETFEGTFIGHPEGTGGFLKPLGPRVSQDLLVDWRDAHGAIHGDRVVAEVSGEGWDGRLRARILEVKGRGELPLPGTLQKQPWGWRVVPLEPRLSQLITVPPTDLAEDGELVSVRLDPDPTVQQLRGTVVARLGKKTDLKIENKLTAALFNLRIAFPDAVMRELAPFPTTIPEDWLQGREDLREVLTCTVDPPTAKDFDDAISLEVLPPSEGGGWLLGVHIADVSHYVAEGGPLDEEARLRGTSVYFPDEAIPMIPERLSGDLCSLREGVDRLTMTAWMTLSPDLDVVETRLSESVIRSAKRLTYDEVKEACIDLSARKRAEVGEPLCALLDEALVISRRLTQARLGRGAMNLDTEEAEFIFNEEGRPVDARRYPRHDAHRMIEEFMLLANEAVARFFTRRKLPSIYRIHDEPDPLKLEVFAEVARSFGLLKPKETPTPDHLNAMLDKIRGGPLEAMINNLLLRSLKKAEYSAENIGHSGLALQDYLHFTSPIRRYPDLIVHRVLRKVLRGERLPEGLQSHLAVLAKGASDAEQKATQAERENDRWKACLLMKDRVGQRFRGRLQGFSAKVAFVTLDAPFVDVGVPLAALGGNFWVDEHRTKATGLRGTVVLSIGDAVEVEITAVDEDLRRISAWLTEARAQDAHGKAFAFAPTLAAPATLREGDFEKPKGSRAPKTGGERGRREAPSKGRPPKKAREAKPKPPKGSVRGGKRKAR
- the ruvC gene encoding crossover junction endodeoxyribonuclease RuvC yields the protein MIVPPAPVRCLGVDPGSLACGWAVVERFGSRLALLEAGVVRNPRGADFDQRALRIHERLTEAIATHAPGFMAVESPFVEKNAATALKLGQIRGGILLTAALHRLPVGDYNPMQVKKAVSGYGWAAKEQVGKMVMTLLNLKDPLPADAADAAAVAIGHLLASRRA
- a CDS encoding NAD-dependent malic enzyme translates to MKTFAFKIDPLTGEEYYEVYLRGRQLLNDAHLNKASAFTKEERLSLGLDGMLRPGISALESQLDRTYEAYQRKHDDMERYIYLSGLQDRNEPLFYRLLEEHLEEMVPIVYTPTVGLACLQMSHIQRRTRGIYITPENIGNIDQIFQGLSQPQVNLIVVTDGERILGLGDLGSDGMGIPVGKVSLYVAAGGVHPAVCLPICLDVGTNNPRLLEDPLYLGIRKPRLRGAEYEEVVEKFILGVKRNFPGALLQWEDFAKQTAFKNLDRYRERILSFNDDIQGTGATALAALMTAMRIKKSRFQDERYVIVGMGQAGTGIAMNIRAALKEEGLSDEEARQRIFAVDMQGLLIDDDPQLEGPQEPLAQRRTVVEGWKLDDPSRIGLEDVVRNAHPTVLIGVTAQPGLFSEAILAETARHSERPIVLALSNPTHKCECSPEAVWKATNGKGLVATGSPFAPMEWNGQRLQASQCNNMYVFPGMGLGALVCKASRVTDGMFLAASRAISAYVTPSQEATGLLLPEMKDIRKVSAAVAKAVGMEARNAGLGRLLDDDQLEAIVLKAQWKPAYAAYRPGTPVQG